Proteins from one Cystobacter ferrugineus genomic window:
- a CDS encoding energy transducer TonB, with the protein MILNFPIEMPTPGTDSTSAPPVRERLFRMGEASWGGGERERWVRALLLAMLVHGGIAGVTAVGLTRPSTPREATPEEPELVFMHFAPPPPPAASATATRAVQPERVKSRPRTPTPRPVFPRVIPQETLPEKPVETPPEPAVSEPEPAAEQAPAQELAMDSAGVGNTVAGVLGGVLEGREGGLVGATGGALELKQVASAPRVLQQVKPQYPRSARSDGIEGLVLVRVIIGVDGRIEPGSTRVVRSVPALDAAAVSAVSQWSFSPALGRQGRPVRVIVEIPVQFSLK; encoded by the coding sequence ATGATTCTCAATTTCCCCATTGAGATGCCCACGCCCGGCACCGACAGCACGAGTGCCCCTCCGGTCCGTGAGCGGCTCTTCCGCATGGGAGAGGCGTCGTGGGGTGGAGGCGAACGGGAGCGCTGGGTCAGGGCACTGCTGCTCGCGATGCTCGTGCATGGGGGAATCGCGGGAGTGACGGCGGTGGGGCTGACGCGGCCCTCCACGCCCCGGGAGGCAACGCCCGAGGAGCCGGAGCTGGTGTTCATGCACTTCGCGCCCCCGCCCCCTCCGGCCGCCAGCGCCACGGCCACGCGCGCGGTGCAGCCCGAGCGGGTGAAGTCCCGCCCGCGCACGCCCACCCCGCGCCCTGTCTTCCCGCGCGTCATCCCCCAGGAGACCCTCCCCGAGAAGCCCGTCGAGACGCCTCCCGAGCCGGCCGTGTCCGAGCCCGAGCCGGCCGCCGAGCAGGCCCCGGCCCAGGAGCTGGCCATGGACAGCGCGGGCGTGGGCAACACCGTGGCGGGGGTGCTCGGAGGCGTGCTGGAGGGCCGGGAAGGCGGACTGGTGGGCGCCACCGGGGGCGCGCTCGAGCTGAAGCAGGTGGCGAGCGCGCCGCGGGTGCTCCAGCAGGTCAAACCGCAGTATCCCCGATCGGCCCGGAGCGATGGCATCGAAGGGCTCGTCCTCGTGCGCGTCATCATCGGCGTCGACGGACGCATCGAGCCCGGCAGCACGCGGGTGGTGCGCTCCGTGCCGGCGCTGGATGCCGCGGCCGTCTCCGCCGTCAGTCAGTGGAGCTTCTCTCCGGCGCTGGGCCGTCAGGGCCGCCCGGTGCGCGTCATCGTCGAGATTCCCGTCCAGTTCTCCTTGAAGTGA
- a CDS encoding Fe2+-dependent dioxygenase has product MLVHIPHVLTAAQVAHCRDVFAQATWEDGRATAGHQSARVKQNLQLPEDSPQARELGDLVLQCLEHSPLFISAVLPQRVFPPLFNRYEQGMTFGSHVDNAIRPLTGTPLRLRTDVSATLFLSDPDSYDGGELVVEDTYGSHSVKLPAGDLIVYPASSLHHVTPVTRGARLASFFWVQSMVRDVSQRALLFDLDMAIRQLNQEVPTSPSLVMLTGVYHNLLRQWADP; this is encoded by the coding sequence ATGCTGGTGCACATCCCCCACGTCCTCACGGCCGCACAGGTCGCCCACTGCCGCGATGTCTTCGCCCAGGCCACCTGGGAAGACGGCCGCGCCACCGCCGGCCACCAGTCCGCGCGGGTGAAGCAGAACCTGCAACTGCCCGAGGACAGCCCCCAGGCGCGCGAGCTGGGAGACCTCGTGCTCCAGTGCCTCGAGCACAGCCCCCTGTTCATCTCCGCCGTGCTGCCCCAGCGCGTCTTCCCCCCGCTCTTCAACCGCTACGAGCAGGGGATGACCTTCGGCTCGCACGTGGACAACGCCATCCGGCCCCTCACCGGCACGCCCCTGCGCCTGCGCACGGACGTCTCCGCCACGCTCTTCCTGTCCGACCCGGACAGCTATGACGGCGGCGAGCTCGTCGTGGAGGACACCTATGGCAGCCACTCGGTGAAGCTGCCCGCCGGAGACCTCATCGTCTACCCGGCCTCGAGCCTCCACCACGTCACCCCGGTCACCCGCGGCGCCCGGCTCGCGTCCTTCTTCTGGGTGCAGAGCATGGTGCGCGACGTCTCCCAGCGCGCCCTGCTCTTCGACCTCGACATGGCCATCCGCCAGCTCAACCAGGAGGTGCCCACCAGCCCCTCCCTCGTCATGCTCACCGGCGTCTACCACAACCTCCTGCGCCAATGGGCCGACCCCTGA
- a CDS encoding AAA family ATPase produces MGAGALSAPKEAQHNDSLFLEDVPLRNAEEWLLQADYAASKAAPQHGGAAQKRDRIKQLLIDLLPEVSDLRFTPPDTSNPNARVEVQTPYGWVSMRGLSLGYRTLIAWMVDLASRLFERYPESPNPLAEPAVVLVDEIDLHLHPTWQRQLIGYLTDRFPRTQFIVTAHSPLVIQSATDANIVVLRREGDHVVIDNDVESIRGWRVDQILTSDLFGLETARPPQLERLLKERTALLSKPRLPQKDKARLNELESMIGPLPTGETKTEREALELIQRAAERMKAGRK; encoded by the coding sequence ATGGGAGCTGGCGCACTGTCCGCGCCGAAAGAAGCCCAGCACAACGACAGTCTCTTCTTGGAAGATGTACCCCTGAGAAACGCCGAGGAGTGGCTCCTGCAAGCGGATTATGCTGCCAGCAAGGCGGCCCCCCAACACGGTGGAGCCGCGCAGAAGCGCGATCGAATCAAACAGCTTCTCATTGACTTGCTCCCAGAGGTAAGCGACCTGCGCTTCACGCCTCCCGATACGAGCAACCCCAATGCCAGGGTGGAGGTCCAAACGCCCTACGGATGGGTCTCAATGCGAGGTTTGAGCCTGGGATACCGGACGCTTATCGCCTGGATGGTGGACCTCGCAAGCCGCCTGTTCGAACGCTATCCCGAGAGCCCCAACCCGCTCGCCGAACCGGCGGTGGTCCTCGTGGACGAAATCGATCTCCACCTGCATCCGACCTGGCAGCGACAGCTCATCGGATACCTGACCGATCGATTCCCTCGAACCCAGTTCATCGTGACCGCGCACAGCCCGCTCGTCATCCAGAGCGCCACGGATGCGAACATCGTGGTCCTGAGGCGAGAGGGCGACCACGTCGTCATCGACAACGACGTGGAATCCATCCGAGGCTGGCGGGTGGATCAAATTCTCACGAGCGACCTGTTCGGACTGGAGACGGCCCGACCGCCCCAGCTCGAGAGACTCCTCAAGGAGCGGACCGCGCTCCTCTCCAAGCCCCGGCTGCCCCAGAAGGACAAAGCCAGACTGAACGAACTGGAGTCCATGATCGGCCCTCTGCCCACGGGCGAGACGAAGACCGAGCGCGAAGCCCTCGAACTCATCCAACGCGCCGCCGAGCGAATGAAGGCTGGCCGGAAGTGA
- a CDS encoding glycoside hydrolase family 71/99-like protein, which produces MKTRRSSRLLLAVSLALNVAGCVEQDESIQPGPSNPVGEARQAVVSQGIKDKVIAGYQGWFSAHGDGSPVERWYHWSGGVYRSNEGMPAPGHQSFDLYPDISEYPPGSLFQTGYAPLGNGAPAKLFSSYSADVVNKHFQWMQQYGIDGAAVQRFMTTDGVFMAHRNSVATKVKTAAEATGRLFYIMYDISGMDDATFVQMIKDDWTKTIVGQLQLTTSPRYAVQDGKPVVAIWGVGFTDRSNSAARSSELIDWFRAQGTYVIGGVPTNWRTSSGDSKPGFTEVYKKFHMISPWTVGRYKHDVEIDSYKNTHVIPDRDYCATHGMAYQPVLFPGFAWYNWNGGPKNELPRRGGAFLWRQAFNIRSAGIPAAYIAMFDEYDEGTAIAKAAEDSSMTPTNQYFLTLSSDGIYISSDFYLRLAGKATRMIEGLDALTPTVPIPYTNGPVWFRTGGEETDAALTWSNTIDPTGGGSVGVTGPGGTGGVGFGVVSGERAHGGSRALRISGRDTAATGGSFAYFKAYDVHIPVQASTQLSFWTYPQNSLSQHVTVDLIMTDGSSLRDSGATDVNGIGMHPGASRGTVNAWTQTKSRIGQWLAGKTIDRILITYDYGPLTGDFLGYVDDIEIRD; this is translated from the coding sequence ATGAAGACAAGACGCTCGAGCAGGTTGTTGCTGGCGGTGTCCCTGGCGCTCAACGTGGCGGGATGCGTGGAGCAGGATGAGTCCATTCAGCCGGGCCCCTCGAACCCCGTGGGCGAGGCGAGACAGGCAGTCGTCTCGCAGGGGATCAAAGACAAGGTCATCGCCGGTTACCAGGGCTGGTTCTCGGCCCATGGTGACGGATCACCGGTGGAGCGGTGGTACCACTGGTCGGGCGGGGTCTACCGGTCCAACGAGGGAATGCCCGCTCCGGGTCATCAGAGCTTCGACTTGTACCCGGACATCTCGGAGTACCCGCCCGGGTCGCTCTTCCAGACCGGCTATGCGCCGCTTGGAAACGGAGCCCCCGCGAAGCTGTTCTCGTCGTACTCGGCGGACGTCGTGAACAAGCATTTCCAGTGGATGCAGCAGTACGGCATCGACGGGGCCGCGGTGCAGCGGTTCATGACGACGGATGGGGTGTTCATGGCGCACCGCAACAGTGTCGCCACCAAGGTGAAGACCGCCGCCGAGGCGACCGGACGCCTCTTCTATATCATGTATGACATTTCCGGAATGGACGACGCCACCTTCGTCCAGATGATCAAGGACGACTGGACGAAGACGATCGTCGGCCAGCTCCAACTCACCACATCTCCCCGCTACGCGGTGCAGGACGGAAAACCGGTGGTGGCCATCTGGGGAGTGGGCTTCACGGATCGGTCGAACTCCGCGGCACGCTCCTCGGAGCTCATCGACTGGTTCCGCGCCCAGGGCACCTATGTCATTGGCGGAGTGCCGACGAACTGGCGCACCAGCAGCGGAGACTCGAAGCCGGGCTTCACCGAGGTGTACAAGAAGTTCCACATGATCTCTCCGTGGACCGTCGGGCGCTACAAGCACGACGTGGAGATCGACAGCTACAAGAACACCCACGTGATTCCCGACCGCGACTACTGTGCCACCCACGGCATGGCCTACCAGCCGGTCCTGTTCCCCGGCTTCGCCTGGTACAACTGGAACGGCGGTCCGAAGAACGAGCTCCCCCGGCGCGGGGGCGCGTTCCTGTGGAGGCAGGCCTTCAACATCCGGAGCGCGGGCATCCCCGCGGCCTACATCGCCATGTTCGACGAATACGACGAGGGAACGGCCATCGCGAAGGCGGCCGAGGACTCGTCGATGACGCCCACCAACCAGTACTTCCTCACGCTGAGCTCCGACGGCATCTACATCTCCTCCGACTTCTACCTGCGCCTGGCGGGCAAGGCGACGCGGATGATCGAAGGGCTCGATGCGCTCACGCCGACCGTTCCCATCCCCTACACGAACGGACCCGTCTGGTTCCGCACGGGTGGGGAGGAAACGGATGCCGCGCTCACGTGGAGCAACACCATCGACCCGACGGGAGGGGGAAGCGTGGGGGTGACAGGCCCTGGAGGCACCGGCGGCGTCGGGTTCGGCGTCGTCTCGGGCGAGCGCGCCCACGGCGGAAGCAGGGCCCTGCGCATCTCCGGGCGCGATACCGCGGCCACGGGGGGTTCCTTCGCGTACTTCAAGGCCTACGACGTCCATATCCCGGTGCAGGCTTCGACCCAGCTCTCCTTCTGGACCTACCCACAGAACAGCCTTTCCCAGCACGTGACCGTGGATCTCATCATGACGGATGGTTCGTCACTCCGGGACTCGGGCGCGACGGACGTCAACGGCATCGGCATGCACCCGGGAGCCAGCCGCGGCACCGTCAACGCGTGGACACAGACGAAGTCCCGGATCGGTCAGTGGCTCGCGGGCAAGACGATCGACAGGATCTTGATCACCTACGACTACGGTCCCCTGACGGGTGACTTCCTCGGGTACGTCGACGACATCGAAATCAGGGACTAG
- a CDS encoding PepSY-associated TM helix domain-containing protein, with product MRISVHTLVFWPHLIAGLLAGLIIAVMSFTGIALAFEHEILDWADQEARRVEVPSPGAPRLPIDELLARVRAARPGAQPSAVTEYPEPTLAVTVNTGRTGGVYVNPYTGEVRDWGATGWRSFFNLMEDWHRWLGAQGDNRPIGKAITGASNAIFLALAVTGLYLWWPRKWTWRTVRPSLWFRRGLKGKARDWNWHNVIGFWLLPALIVMTATGMVISYKSVSDLVFKLAGETPPTTGGPPPGPPVQVPTPPPGSTPVPLEALFAQARQQVPAWENITLRLGGGGPPRGNAPARGPGAGPGGGPRPGGNEGPGEARKPAAPSALTLAVREPGTWPPFAATQVALDPYTAQVLRQDAFSDLSAGNRARRWMRFLHTGEALGLIGQFIAAVGCLGGLFLVWTGFTLSWRRFFPGKRAATAAEDTASPERVEPTV from the coding sequence ATGCGCATCAGTGTCCACACCCTCGTCTTCTGGCCCCACCTGATCGCGGGCCTCCTCGCCGGGCTCATCATCGCGGTCATGTCCTTCACGGGCATCGCGCTCGCCTTCGAGCATGAAATCCTCGACTGGGCGGACCAGGAGGCGCGGCGCGTGGAGGTGCCCTCGCCGGGCGCGCCCCGCCTGCCCATCGACGAGCTGCTCGCGCGCGTGCGCGCCGCCCGTCCCGGAGCCCAGCCCTCGGCGGTGACGGAGTACCCCGAGCCCACGCTCGCCGTGACGGTGAACACCGGCCGCACCGGCGGCGTCTACGTGAATCCCTACACGGGCGAGGTGCGCGACTGGGGCGCCACGGGCTGGCGCTCGTTCTTCAACCTCATGGAGGACTGGCACCGGTGGCTGGGCGCGCAGGGCGACAACCGCCCCATCGGCAAGGCCATCACCGGCGCGAGCAACGCCATCTTCCTCGCGCTCGCGGTGACGGGCCTCTACCTGTGGTGGCCGCGCAAGTGGACGTGGCGCACCGTGCGGCCCTCGCTCTGGTTCCGGCGTGGCCTCAAGGGCAAGGCGCGCGACTGGAACTGGCACAACGTGATCGGCTTCTGGCTGCTGCCGGCGCTCATCGTCATGACGGCCACGGGCATGGTCATCTCCTACAAGAGCGTTTCGGACCTCGTCTTCAAGCTCGCGGGCGAGACGCCTCCCACCACCGGGGGACCGCCGCCCGGGCCCCCCGTGCAGGTGCCCACGCCTCCTCCGGGAAGCACACCGGTGCCGCTCGAGGCCCTCTTCGCCCAGGCCCGCCAGCAAGTGCCCGCCTGGGAGAACATCACCCTGCGGCTGGGCGGTGGTGGACCTCCGCGCGGCAACGCCCCCGCGCGCGGCCCGGGAGCCGGTCCCGGTGGGGGACCCCGGCCCGGCGGCAACGAGGGCCCGGGGGAAGCCCGCAAGCCCGCCGCCCCCTCCGCCCTCACCCTCGCCGTGCGCGAGCCGGGCACCTGGCCTCCCTTCGCGGCGACGCAGGTGGCGCTGGACCCGTACACCGCCCAGGTGCTGCGCCAGGACGCCTTCTCGGACCTCTCCGCGGGCAACCGGGCGCGCCGGTGGATGCGCTTCCTGCACACGGGTGAGGCGCTCGGGCTGATCGGCCAGTTCATCGCCGCCGTCGGCTGCCTGGGTGGCCTCTTCCTCGTGTGGACGGGCTTCACCCTGTCCTGGCGCCGCTTCTTCCCGGGCAAGCGCGCCGCCACCGCCGCCGAAGACACCGCGAGTCCCGAGCGGGTCGAACCCACCGTCTGA
- a CDS encoding PQQ-dependent sugar dehydrogenase: MRSLLACLVPLTLWASPTVAAVPGFVETNYSSPALTPATGLGWAPDGSGRLFLLNQNGTVRVATMRDGELLTSGTSLVTTVFATESVHTNNACGLLGLAFDPNYAVNRYVYLFLTAPGGTRQMIVRYTDANGVGTARTVVVDNLPTTGQDHNGGALGFGPDGKLYWAIGDLGNGTGVNADLTSLASKVSRANPDGTPANDNPFNDGVGPNNEYIWAQGFRDPFTFTFQPTTGKLWVNVVGTGYEQVFVTEEGDHAGYSVYENNQPKQPNNRYITPVIKYRTNGIDTRNLTANGATRSGGVATFTTTAAHGFRKGEKLTVSGVTDASFDGTVYVASTPSATTWTAVQAGPDAASGGGQAVTDDLGGAITGGVFYDSTLFPPEYRGNFFFGDFNSHRVVRATLAVDNSVATVDSWGTDFTQAVDMDVGPDGALYVVGSASGNVTRVMPEQVSQKLIVSGLNQRVAEGGRSVFTVRLAQAPTADVTVTVQRASGDADLTVADGEQLTFTPANWNQPQLVTIAAADDTDKAPDLASFAVAAQALSTETVVVTSIDNNAARLVLSTTALTLDEGGSGTVTVALSRRPDGNVSVTVARTAGDTDVSVTEGETLRFTTSNWNTPRTVTVAAAEDADSEKDTATLTVAAAGVDARTVSVTVKDKQSSAPTLLSTPITTAVVGAPYRYEVLAAGEPTPTFSLTSTVPGPSIDAATGVVTWTPTAAGTVEVVVRATNGVSPDAEQSFRITVEADEPPPGVPSEPDVPDETVGCGCDAGAGGAAAWLAVVLLLRRRRT, encoded by the coding sequence ATGCGCTCTCTTCTTGCTTGTCTCGTTCCACTGACGCTGTGGGCATCTCCCACGGTGGCGGCTGTTCCCGGCTTCGTGGAGACGAACTACAGCTCCCCCGCGCTCACCCCCGCCACCGGCCTCGGCTGGGCGCCGGATGGCTCGGGGCGGCTCTTCCTGCTCAACCAGAATGGCACCGTGCGCGTCGCGACGATGCGCGATGGCGAGCTCCTCACGAGCGGCACCTCCCTGGTAACGACCGTGTTCGCCACCGAGTCCGTCCATACCAACAACGCGTGCGGCCTCCTCGGTCTGGCGTTCGATCCGAACTACGCCGTCAACCGCTACGTCTACCTGTTCCTGACGGCGCCCGGCGGCACCAGGCAGATGATCGTCCGCTACACGGATGCCAACGGCGTGGGCACGGCGCGCACGGTCGTCGTCGACAACCTGCCCACCACGGGGCAGGACCATAACGGCGGCGCGCTGGGCTTCGGGCCGGACGGGAAGCTGTACTGGGCCATTGGCGACCTGGGCAATGGCACGGGGGTGAATGCGGATCTCACCTCACTGGCGTCCAAGGTGAGCCGCGCGAATCCGGACGGCACTCCGGCCAACGACAACCCCTTCAATGATGGGGTGGGTCCCAACAACGAGTACATCTGGGCCCAAGGCTTCCGCGACCCGTTCACCTTCACGTTCCAGCCCACCACGGGAAAGCTGTGGGTGAACGTGGTGGGAACTGGCTACGAGCAGGTCTTCGTCACCGAGGAGGGAGACCACGCGGGCTACAGCGTCTACGAGAACAACCAGCCCAAACAGCCCAACAACAGGTACATCACCCCGGTCATCAAGTACCGGACCAACGGCATCGACACGCGCAACCTCACCGCGAACGGGGCGACGCGCAGCGGGGGCGTGGCCACCTTCACGACCACGGCGGCGCACGGCTTCCGCAAGGGCGAGAAGCTCACCGTGTCCGGAGTGACGGACGCGAGCTTCGACGGCACGGTGTATGTGGCGAGCACCCCGAGCGCCACCACGTGGACGGCGGTACAGGCCGGGCCGGATGCGGCGAGCGGTGGAGGCCAGGCCGTCACGGACGACCTGGGGGGCGCCATCACCGGAGGCGTCTTCTACGACTCGACCCTCTTTCCGCCCGAGTACCGCGGCAACTTCTTCTTCGGGGACTTCAACTCGCACCGGGTGGTGCGCGCCACGCTGGCCGTGGACAACTCGGTGGCCACGGTGGACTCGTGGGGCACGGACTTCACCCAGGCCGTGGACATGGACGTGGGGCCGGATGGCGCGCTGTATGTGGTGGGTAGCGCCTCGGGCAACGTCACCCGGGTGATGCCCGAGCAGGTGTCCCAGAAGCTCATCGTCTCCGGGCTGAACCAGCGGGTCGCCGAGGGCGGCCGGAGCGTCTTCACCGTGCGGCTGGCGCAGGCGCCCACGGCGGATGTCACCGTCACCGTGCAGCGGGCCTCGGGGGACGCGGACCTGACGGTGGCCGATGGCGAGCAACTGACCTTCACGCCGGCCAACTGGAACCAGCCCCAGCTCGTGACGATCGCCGCGGCCGATGACACGGACAAGGCGCCGGATCTGGCGTCCTTCGCCGTGGCCGCGCAGGCGCTGAGCACGGAGACGGTGGTGGTGACGTCCATCGACAACAACGCGGCGCGGCTGGTGCTGTCCACCACGGCGCTGACGCTGGACGAGGGAGGGAGCGGGACCGTCACGGTGGCCCTGTCCAGGCGGCCTGACGGCAACGTCTCCGTCACGGTGGCGCGGACCGCGGGAGACACGGATGTCTCCGTCACGGAGGGTGAGACCCTGCGCTTCACGACGTCCAACTGGAACACGCCACGGACCGTCACCGTGGCGGCCGCCGAGGACGCGGACAGCGAGAAGGACACCGCGACGCTCACCGTGGCCGCCGCGGGAGTGGACGCGCGCACCGTGTCCGTCACGGTGAAGGACAAGCAGTCGTCGGCGCCCACCCTTCTCTCCACGCCCATCACGACCGCGGTGGTCGGAGCGCCGTACCGCTACGAGGTGCTGGCCGCGGGCGAGCCCACGCCCACCTTCTCGCTGACGAGCACGGTCCCGGGGCCGAGCATCGATGCGGCCACGGGGGTGGTGACGTGGACGCCCACGGCGGCGGGCACGGTGGAGGTGGTGGTGCGGGCAACCAATGGGGTGAGCCCGGACGCGGAGCAGTCCTTCCGCATCACCGTCGAGGCGGACGAGCCGCCGCCCGGCGTGCCTTCCGAGCCGGATGTGCCGGACGAGACGGTTGGGTGTGGCTGCGACGCGGGAGCGGGCGGTGCGGCGGCGTGGCTGGCGGTGGTGCTGCTCCTGAGGCGCCGGCGCACGTGA
- a CDS encoding TonB-dependent receptor yields the protein MSSKLHTPGIRATKGLAGGVRGRLWPLGQAAGLASALAAGGALAQESTPPAETPRTESPAAQAAPSEGTENTFVLPTVKVQEAADPREYHTEQSGLTRLPQPLINTPQSVTVVPEKVIEEQNATTVRDALRNVSGITVSAGEGGRQGDTFNLRGFSAQSDTFRDGVRDLGWFTRDTFNLGGVEVFFGPSAVLFGRGSTGGAVNLTTKRPSKRAASSVSLTGGTAPSGRLEVDVNSVISERVQARINVLGQLANIAGRDDVSENRLGFAPSLTIALGQNTSLDFDYFYQHEQSVPDYGHPYYQGGPVGITYGVGRDVFYGVRGEDRERVNAHVATARFQHRFGEGRENSPRLTNTLRLGGVDRFSRPTSPRGLVPAINPQTIGRERYQTDTDNLYLINQTDLRGELQTGIVKQTANIGLELSRESRDQYRDNLTASGASPNLPANLFDPEPRPDLSTVNRVFSGSNESRQWNVGVYAADQISISRFVEVLGSARVDVFRTRYSAVDRAGVRTNLENKDTLFNWRVGLVLHPLDKTSVYAMYGTSSNPSAEAGALANNNATLEPETNQTYEIGAKAELLESRLGLNASVFRIEKTNARVANSDPTQPQLVLEGAQRVQGYNVGVTGQITSAWRVLANYTHLDSDILEHTNPYLVGQPLPNTPKRSLSLWTTVSLLDGLTLGGGAVYQDVTTVNNPTSAAQSFNKVPNYWRFDAFASYSLWERLDLQLNVNNLTNRFFYDQYYSGQAIPAAARTAFLTARVHF from the coding sequence ATGTCTTCCAAGCTTCACACCCCAGGCATCCGCGCGACGAAGGGCCTCGCGGGAGGCGTCCGAGGCAGGCTCTGGCCCCTGGGACAGGCCGCGGGCCTCGCCTCGGCGCTCGCGGCCGGTGGCGCGCTCGCCCAGGAGTCCACGCCGCCCGCCGAGACCCCACGCACCGAGAGCCCCGCCGCGCAGGCCGCCCCGTCCGAGGGCACGGAGAACACCTTCGTGCTGCCCACGGTGAAGGTGCAGGAGGCGGCGGACCCGCGCGAGTACCACACCGAGCAGAGTGGCCTCACACGGCTGCCCCAGCCGCTCATCAACACGCCGCAGTCGGTGACGGTGGTGCCCGAGAAGGTCATCGAGGAGCAGAACGCGACGACGGTGCGCGATGCGCTGCGCAACGTGTCCGGCATCACGGTGAGCGCGGGCGAGGGAGGACGACAGGGAGACACCTTCAACCTGCGCGGCTTCTCGGCGCAGAGCGACACGTTCCGCGATGGCGTGCGCGACCTGGGCTGGTTCACGCGAGACACCTTCAACCTCGGCGGCGTGGAGGTCTTCTTCGGCCCGTCCGCCGTGCTCTTCGGCCGCGGCTCGACGGGAGGCGCCGTCAACCTCACCACGAAGCGCCCGAGCAAGCGCGCCGCGAGCAGCGTGAGCCTCACGGGCGGCACGGCGCCCTCGGGACGCCTGGAGGTGGACGTCAACAGCGTGATCAGCGAGCGCGTGCAGGCGCGCATCAACGTGCTCGGGCAGCTCGCCAACATCGCGGGCCGCGATGACGTGAGCGAGAACCGCCTGGGCTTCGCGCCGTCGCTGACGATCGCCCTGGGACAGAACACCTCGCTGGACTTCGACTACTTCTACCAGCACGAGCAGAGCGTGCCGGACTACGGGCACCCCTACTACCAGGGCGGCCCGGTGGGCATCACCTACGGCGTGGGACGCGACGTCTTCTACGGCGTGAGGGGCGAGGACCGGGAGCGCGTGAACGCCCACGTCGCCACCGCGCGCTTCCAGCACCGCTTCGGCGAGGGGCGTGAGAACAGCCCGCGGCTGACGAACACGCTGCGCCTGGGCGGCGTGGACCGCTTCTCCCGTCCCACGTCTCCCCGAGGGCTCGTGCCGGCCATCAATCCGCAAACGATCGGCCGCGAGCGCTACCAGACGGACACGGACAACCTCTACCTCATCAACCAGACGGACCTGCGGGGCGAACTCCAGACGGGCATCGTCAAGCAGACGGCGAACATCGGGCTCGAGCTGTCACGGGAGTCGCGCGACCAGTACCGCGACAACCTGACCGCGTCGGGCGCCTCGCCGAACCTGCCGGCCAACCTGTTCGACCCGGAGCCCAGGCCGGACCTGTCCACCGTCAACCGCGTCTTCTCCGGCTCCAACGAGAGCCGCCAGTGGAACGTGGGCGTGTACGCGGCGGATCAGATTTCCATCTCCCGCTTCGTGGAGGTGCTCGGCTCGGCGCGCGTGGATGTCTTCCGCACGCGCTATTCGGCGGTGGACCGGGCGGGCGTGCGCACGAACCTGGAGAACAAGGACACGCTCTTCAACTGGCGCGTGGGGCTCGTGCTGCACCCGCTGGACAAGACGAGCGTGTACGCCATGTACGGCACGTCCTCGAACCCGTCGGCGGAGGCCGGAGCGCTCGCCAACAACAACGCCACGCTCGAGCCGGAGACCAACCAGACATACGAGATTGGCGCCAAGGCGGAGCTGCTCGAGTCGCGGCTGGGATTGAACGCGTCGGTGTTCCGTATCGAGAAGACGAACGCGCGCGTGGCGAACAGCGACCCCACCCAGCCGCAACTCGTGCTCGAGGGCGCGCAGCGGGTGCAGGGCTACAACGTGGGGGTGACGGGGCAGATCACCAGTGCTTGGAGGGTGCTGGCCAACTACACGCACCTGGACTCGGACATCCTCGAGCACACCAACCCGTACCTGGTGGGCCAGCCGCTGCCGAATACGCCCAAGCGCAGCCTGTCGCTGTGGACCACGGTGAGCCTCTTGGACGGCCTGACGCTGGGTGGCGGCGCCGTGTACCAGGACGTGACGACGGTGAACAACCCGACCTCGGCGGCGCAGAGCTTCAACAAGGTGCCCAACTACTGGCGCTTCGATGCCTTCGCCAGCTACTCGCTCTGGGAGCGGCTCGACCTGCAGCTCAACGTGAACAACCTCACGAACAGGTTCTTCTACGACCAGTACTACTCGGGCCAGGCCATCCCGGCCGCCGCGCGCACGGCGTTCCTCACCGCGCGCGTGCACTTCTAG